The sequence GTTGCGCCGAATTTTGCCTGGGGCTGCGTTGCTCCTCGGTCACAGCCCCACTGGCGGGGGATGCTCGCTCGTCGCGCCTTGCCCCAGGCCAAATTGGGCGCAACGAACGTGAGCGTATTTACGAAACTGACCACTAAGGCTAAGAACTGAGCCGTTCGGAAAGCGAGCCGGTCGTCCGGCGCAATCGTTGGCTGAGGACGCGGCAGATCCGCCAGAGCAGATCGATCCCGAGCCGCGGGTGTTCATTCATGATGCCTTCAAAGCTTTGTCTGGTCAGGAGAAGGACCTTGCCGCTTTTCGCAAACCGCGCCGTCGCAGAGCGCGGCTCGCCGTCGATGAGCGCCATTTCACCCAGGGTCCGCCCGACGCCCTCGGTCGCCACCTTGACCGGACCTTTCGGGTCGTTCTGTTTGGTGAGGTCGGCGGCGCCTTCCACAATCAAGGCCATGAAATCGCCTTCGTCCCCTTCGCTGAACAGAGCGCCGCCTGCATCGACGCTGTAGAGCCGGAAGTTCCGGCTGAGAACCTGGAGTTCCCAGGTCTCGATGTCGTGGAACAGAGGCAATCCCATCAACAGCTCGCTGATCTTCGCCGGGGAAGTATCCGGCACGGGCCGAACGGCGTCCGAATATTT is a genomic window of Verrucomicrobiota bacterium containing:
- a CDS encoding cyclic nucleotide-binding domain-containing protein produces the protein MVVQMQAATMTALKDGRKYSDAVRPVPDTSPAKISELLMGLPLFHDIETWELQVLSRNFRLYSVDAGGALFSEGDEGDFMALIVEGAADLTKQNDPKGPVKVATEGVGRTLGEMALIDGEPRSATARFAKSGKVLLLTRQSFEGIMNEHPRLGIDLLWRICRVLSQRLRRTTGSLSERLSS